In one window of Bdellovibrio bacteriovorus W DNA:
- a CDS encoding putative sec-independent protein translocase protein (COG1826 Sec-independent protein secretion pathway components) yields MFGLGMSEIIFLGVLALIVIGPKELPQLARTLGRFINELKRSTNVLGDELKQQARVDFDLNSKPRTKHTHQEAKPIVPEENEPQQLDLGIQESSDNSAADEKQKS; encoded by the coding sequence ATGTTTGGCCTTGGAATGTCTGAAATTATTTTCTTAGGAGTTCTTGCGCTCATTGTGATTGGGCCCAAGGAACTTCCACAGTTAGCAAGAACCTTAGGTCGTTTTATTAACGAATTAAAAAGATCTACGAACGTACTTGGTGATGAACTTAAGCAACAAGCTCGAGTTGATTTTGATTTAAACTCAAAGCCTCGCACTAAACATACCCATCAAGAAGCTAAGCCCATAGTGCCAGAGGAGAACGAGCCTCAACAATTAGATCTGGGCATTCAAGAAAGTTCTGATAATTCCGCAGCAGATGAGAAACAAAAATCATGA